Part of the Flavobacterium sp. MDT1-60 genome, CAATATCGATTTGGTTACTTTTTTAAAAGCTAAATTATCGAACGAATATGTGGTTCATACTTCAGACGGAAGCGATGCTATTGAGAAAGCAATGGAAATTGTTCCGGATATCATCATTTGCGACATTAATTTGGTAGGCAAAGACGGTTATGAAATTAGTAAAGAATTGAAAAAGGATTTAAGATCTTCGCATATTCCAATTATTATTTTAACGGCGCAAAGTAACAAAGAATCTGTTTTAAAAGGATTGCAGAGCGGAGTTGACCAATATCTTACGAAACCTTTCAGTCTTTCGATTTTAAAACAATCTATTTCGAGTTTACTTTTCAACAGAGAAAAACTACGTTATTATTACACCAATAATATTTACCGTGTTGAGCCTGAGTCTAAATTTGGTAATCAGGAACAATCATTTATTACTAAAATGAATGATATTATAAAGATGAATGTTGAAAATCCTAAATTCTCTGTTGAGGATTTAGCTGATAAACTTGGTGTTTCCAGAGTTCAGTTGTATCGAAAGGTAAAAGCCATAATAGGGATTAATATCAGCGATCACATTAATAACGTAAAATTGGAGAAAGCGGCAGAGCTTTTAAAGTCCAATAATATGAATATTTCTGAAATTGCATACTCGCTTGGATTCTCTTCTCCAAACTATTTTTCTACAGCTTTTAAGAATAAATTTGGAATTTCACCAAAGGAATACAAATCTTCAAATTGATATTGGTTTAAAATTGATACAATTCGTGTATCAATTTTAAACCTAATGTAACAAAATCGAAACTACACGGTTTTCGTAAATATATTTTAGATTCTGTAAAGCCTTATAAACAAAGGTTTTATAGTTAAAGTATTAAACCATCAATAATTATAGAATTAAATTGTAACATCATTAAAAATAAGTTGTTTTTTTTGCGAATATCTTAGCAACAAGTTTTTAATACATCTACAATGAATAAGATATTGATTTGGTCTGTTACTGCTGCACTGGCAGGTTTTCTATTCGGTTTTGATACCGTAGTTATTTCTGGAGCTGATAAACAATTACAGCTTCTTTGGCATTCTTCTGATGCTTTCCATGGATCTGTTGTTATGGCAATGGCACTTTGGGGAACCGTTGTAGGTGCTATTTTTGGAGGAATCCCAACCAATAAAATAGGTCGTAAAAAAACACTATTCTGGATCGGGATCTTATATTTCATTTCAGCTGTAGGTGCTGCTTTTGCAAATGATCCATTTGTATTTGCTGCTTTCCGTTTTATTGGAGGTTTAGGTGTTGGTGCTTCTACTATCGCTGCTCCGGCTTATGTTTCTGAAATTGCTCCTGCAGACAAACGCGGACGTTTAGTAGCCTTGTATCAGTTTAATATTGTACTCGGAATTTTAATTGCTTTTATCTCAAACTACTTTTTAAAAGATATTGGAGAAAATGCCTGGCGTTGGATGGTGGGAGTTCAGGCGATCCCCTCTTTTATTTATATTCTTTTTATACTTACAATACCGGAAAGCCCAAGATGGTTATTATCTAAAAACCGTGATGAAGAAGCGCGTAAAGTATTATTCAAAATTGATCCGTCAGCAAATCTTACAGATATAATGGACGACTCGAGAGAAAATGGCGTTACCAGACACGAAAATATCTTCATGAAAAAATACCGTTTTCCGTTAATGCTTGCTTTTTTAATTGCATTTTTTAATCAGTTTTCGGGAATCAATGCCTTTTTATATTACGCGCCAAGAATTTTTGAAGAAGCAGGTTTAGGACAAAACACAGCTTTATTAAGCAGTATCGGAATCGGGATTACAAATCTTATCTTTACTTTAATCGGAGTGGCATTAATTGACAAATTAGGAAGAAAGTTGTTAATGTACATTGGTTCTATTGGATATATTATTTCTTTAGGATTGGTCTCTGCTTCGTTTTATTTCAATTGGGGAGGATTATCAGTACCAATTTTCCTTTTCTTATTTATCGCTTCTCACGCCATTGGCCAGGGAGCTGTTATCTGGGTTTTCATCTCAGAAATTTTTCCAAATCACATTCGTGCTTCAGGACAGGCTTTTGGAAGTTCGGTGCACTGGGTTTTAGCAGCAATTATTCCATCTTTAATTCCGATGTTATTTTCAGAAATTGGTCCGGAAGTCGTATTCTTAGTTTTTACATTAATGATGGTGCTGCAGTTACTGTTTGTAATTTTTATAATGCCGGAAACTAAAGGAATTTCTTTAGAAGTATTAAGCGAGAATCTAACCAAAAAAAATATCAAAAAAAATGAAATCAAAGAAACATCTACCGCTGGCATTTTATAGTGCTATACTATTATCAATAGGAGGCTGTAAACCATATTCGGTTGTTGCACAAACGACTGCTGTTTCGGTATCAGCTTCTACAGAAGAACAAATGTACCGCCCTAATTTTCATTTTACACCAAAAAAAGGCTGGATGAATGATCCTAACGGAATGTTCTACGCAAACGGATATTATCATTTATTCTATCAACATTATCCTGATGGAAATAAATGGGGGCCAATGCATTGGGGACATGCGATTAGTAAAGATTTAATAAAATGGGAAGAACAGCCCATTGCCATTTATCCGGATAATGACAAATATATTTTTCGGGAAGTTCGGTTGTAGATTCAAACAATACTTCTGGTTTAGGTACCGGAAAAACGGCCCCAATTGTTGCGATTTATACTTTGCATAATATGACAAAGGAAAAAGAAAATAAAATTGATGTAGAGCAGCAGGATATTGCCTATTCGAACGATAACGGTTTTACTTGGCAGAAATTTGAGGAAGGAAATCCTGTCATAAAAAACCCTGGAATTCGTGATTTCCGTGACCCAAAAATGACCTGGGATGAGACCCACAAACAATGGATATTGGTTTTGGCAGCCCAGGACAGAGCTCAGTTTTATAAATCGAAAGACCTTAAAAGCTGGGAATATTTATCTGATTTTGGAAAGAATATTGGAGCTCACGGAGGTGTTTGGGAATGCCCGGATTTCTTTCAGATAAAAGTAAAAAATAGCAATGAAACCAAATGGGTTTTAATTCAGAGTTTAAATCCGGGTGGAGCAAATGGCGGTTCAGGAACACAATATTTTATTGGAGATTTTGATGGAACGACTTTTACATTAGATTCAAATTTTGCCAAAAGAGTAGAACAGGAAAAGGCCGTTTGGATTGATTATGGAAAAGATAATTATGCAGGAGTAACCTGGAATAATGTTCCAAATGCCGGCGGGCGACGATTATTTATTGGATGGATGTCTAATTGGGATTATGCACAACAAGTACCCACTAATGCCTGGAGAAGCAGTACGACAATTGCACGTGAAATTCAGTTAATCAAAAAAGGAACGGACTATAGTTTGGTTAGCAATCCGGTAAAAGAAATCAATAAATATGTTTCTAAAACGATCAAAGGAAAAAATCTTAAAGGAAAAGGAAAACTTTCGATTCCTGAAGCGGAAAAAATTGATTTAACCCAGGCGATTGTCAATTTTAATTTAAAAAACTTAAAACAGGATACCTACACTTTTACACTTTCGAATGCTGCTGGAGAAGCTTTGACTTTCGGGATCAATAATTCAGATCATTATTTA contains:
- a CDS encoding sugar porter family MFS transporter: MNKILIWSVTAALAGFLFGFDTVVISGADKQLQLLWHSSDAFHGSVVMAMALWGTVVGAIFGGIPTNKIGRKKTLFWIGILYFISAVGAAFANDPFVFAAFRFIGGLGVGASTIAAPAYVSEIAPADKRGRLVALYQFNIVLGILIAFISNYFLKDIGENAWRWMVGVQAIPSFIYILFILTIPESPRWLLSKNRDEEARKVLFKIDPSANLTDIMDDSRENGVTRHENIFMKKYRFPLMLAFLIAFFNQFSGINAFLYYAPRIFEEAGLGQNTALLSSIGIGITNLIFTLIGVALIDKLGRKLLMYIGSIGYIISLGLVSASFYFNWGGLSVPIFLFLFIASHAIGQGAVIWVFISEIFPNHIRASGQAFGSSVHWVLAAIIPSLIPMLFSEIGPEVVFLVFTLMMVLQLLFVIFIMPETKGISLEVLSENLTKKNIKKNEIKETSTAGIL
- a CDS encoding glycoside hydrolase family 32 protein, yielding MYFSGSSVVDSNNTSGLGTGKTAPIVAIYTLHNMTKEKENKIDVEQQDIAYSNDNGFTWQKFEEGNPVIKNPGIRDFRDPKMTWDETHKQWILVLAAQDRAQFYKSKDLKSWEYLSDFGKNIGAHGGVWECPDFFQIKVKNSNETKWVLIQSLNPGGANGGSGTQYFIGDFDGTTFTLDSNFAKRVEQEKAVWIDYGKDNYAGVTWNNVPNAGGRRLFIGWMSNWDYAQQVPTNAWRSSTTIAREIQLIKKGTDYSLVSNPVKEINKYVSKTIKGKNLKGKGKLSIPEAEKIDLTQAIVNFNLKNLKQDTYTFTLSNAAGEALTFGINNSDHYLFVDRSKAGKNDFSEKFASTITKAAIDSNLKEGVFKIILDKTSIEIFYNNGEKVITEIFFTNQPFTSLSVSSNEGIELSNLVLNQLNIN